The genomic DNA CACCGCTGTACCGGGCGGGGAGCGCCGCCGCGCCCTGACCCGGCTGCGCGCCACCGACCTGTACGCCGTGGTCGGCGCCGCCGCCTCCGCGCTGTCGCTGACCTGGCTGCTGTTCGCCTGGCTGCTCCCCTTCGACGGCGCGGTCGGCTTCGTCGTCATGGCCTACGGCCTCTTCCTGCTGATCTACGCCCTGCTGGTCTCCTTCGACGAGGACGGCCCCGCCGTCGTCGACCGCATCGCGGCAGCGGTCGTACGGTCGATGGGCGTGCTGCTGGTGGTGATCCTCGCGTTCGTCGTCGTGTACGCGCTGGTCGAGGGCCGCAAGGCGCTGGTGCACCTGAACTTCTTCACCCAGGACATGCACCTGGCAGGACCGCTGGAGCCGCTCAGCGTGGGCGGCGCGCTGCACGCGGCGGCCGGCACCCTGATCATGATCGCCATCGCGCTGCTGATCACCGTGCCGGCCGGACTGGTCTGCGCGGTGTTCCTCACCGAAGTGCCCGGCGGCTACGCCCGGTTCGTGCGCACCATCGTCGAGGCGATGACCGCGCTGCCGTCGATCGTCGCCGGCCTGTTCATCTACGCCACCGTGATCCTGGGCCTGGGTCTGGGGCAGTCCGGTCTCGCCGCCGGTCTCGCGCTCTCGGTGATGATGCTGCCGATCATCATCCGGGCCGCCGACGTCGTGATCCGGCTGGTGCCCGGCACCCTGCGCGAGGCCAGTTACGCGATGGGGACCAGCCGTTGGCGCACGGTGTGGCACGTCGTCCTGCCGACCTGCCGCTCGGGTCTGACCACCGCCGTGATCCTCGGCACCGCGCGCGGTATCGGCGAGACCTCCCCGGTGCTGCTGACCTCGGGCTACACCAACGACCTCAACCTCAACCCGCTGCACGACCCGATGGTCTCGCTGCCGCTGGTCACCTTCGAGTTCGTCAAGTCGCCCGAGCCGAACATGATTTCGCGCGGTTTCGGCACCGCGGCCCTGCTGATGACGCTGGTGCTGCTGCTGTTCGTCGCCGCGCGCATCGTCGGCGGCCGGGGGCCGGGCCAGTTGAGCCGCCGTCAGGAACACCGGCGCGTCCTCGCGTCGCAGCGTGACGCGCGTCGATTCGCCGGCCGCCCGGCCGCCTCCGCTTCCACGCCTCCGTCGATCCCGAGCCCCAACGCCCTTACCGACAACGGGAGTTCGTCGTGAAACCCGCCACTCGTCTCCGTCTGGCGGCCACCGTGCTGTCACTGCTGTGCGCCGTGCTCGCAGCCCAACCGCCGTCCGCCGCGGCCGCCTCCTACGCGAAGATCACCGGCTCCGGTTCGACCTGGAGCTCCAACGCGGTCCAGCAGTGGGTCCGCAACGTCAAGGCCAACTACGGCATGACGGTGAACTTCTCGGCCAACGGCTCCTCCCAGGGCCGCCAGCAGTTCAAGAACAACACCGTCGACTTCGCCGTCTCCGAGATCCCCTACGGCCTCAAGGAACAGGGCGTCACCGAGGTGCCGCCGAGCCGCGGCTACGCCTACATGCCGATCGTGGCCGGCGGTACGGCGTTCATGTACAACCTCAAGATCAACGGCAAAATGGTCACCAATCTGCGGCTCTCCGGGGACGTACTGACCAAGATCTTCACGGGGAAGATCACCCGCTGGAACGACCCCGCGATCTCCGCCGACAACCCGGGCCTGACCATGCCG from Streptomyces sp. NBC_01478 includes the following:
- the pstA gene encoding phosphate ABC transporter permease PstA → MTVAPEAPGARQATGRPRATLPGLARTAVPGGERRRALTRLRATDLYAVVGAAASALSLTWLLFAWLLPFDGAVGFVVMAYGLFLLIYALLVSFDEDGPAVVDRIAAAVVRSMGVLLVVILAFVVVYALVEGRKALVHLNFFTQDMHLAGPLEPLSVGGALHAAAGTLIMIAIALLITVPAGLVCAVFLTEVPGGYARFVRTIVEAMTALPSIVAGLFIYATVILGLGLGQSGLAAGLALSVMMLPIIIRAADVVIRLVPGTLREASYAMGTSRWRTVWHVVLPTCRSGLTTAVILGTARGIGETSPVLLTSGYTNDLNLNPLHDPMVSLPLVTFEFVKSPEPNMISRGFGTAALLMTLVLLLFVAARIVGGRGPGQLSRRQEHRRVLASQRDARRFAGRPAASASTPPSIPSPNALTDNGSSS